A window from Ovis canadensis isolate MfBH-ARS-UI-01 breed Bighorn chromosome 4, ARS-UI_OviCan_v2, whole genome shotgun sequence encodes these proteins:
- the TEX47 gene encoding testis-expressed protein 47, whose translation MSFGSHPRKTNKKNLPLESLMPQVPRSNYLQFQEEKQRLQLKKFLLHRMFLVARITANIEKKDIADYYEQLFQSILKRHLGEAVTGLLLIYPTSILHILESSSGTLYQILLDYLSHKKDDMEFFIQGMKIIVMSHNIPTRLFMQWHVSVIKAPVMYLDDVTQTQSLQEVMTEFLIQTHKLALHLFKTVKVSPKGPGDSLHQAAPELLLPEQIIKYLCNSAELMDPEGFINMYNKPIHIILDSEVVWPAPSRF comes from the coding sequence ATGTCCTTCGGAAGCCATCCCCGAAAGACCAACAAAAAGAATTTGCCACTGGAATCTCTAATGCCACAAGTTCCACGTAGCAATTACTTGCAATTtcaggaagaaaagcaaagactaCAACTAAAGAAATTCCTTCTTCATAGGATGTTCCTCGTGGCCAGGATAACAGcaaacatagaaaaaaaagatattgctgacTACTATGAACAACTGTTTCAGTCAATTTTGAAACGACACCTAGGAGAAGCAGTGACAGGATTGTTGCTCATATATCCTACTTCGATTCTGCATATCCTGGAGTCCTCCAGTGGTACTTTGTACCAAATTCTTTTAGATTACctgagccataaaaaggatgacaTGGAATTTTTTATTCAAGGAATGAAGATTATAGTCATGTCCCACAATATCCCAACAAGGCTCTTTATGCAGTGGCATGTTTCAGTAATAAAAGCGCCGGTCATGTACCTAGATGACGTGACACAGACACAGTCCCTGCAAGAGGTCATGACAGAATTCCTCATCCAGACACACAAACTAGCTCTTCACCTGTTCAAGACTGTGAAAGTGAGCCCGAAAGGCCCAGGAGACAGTTTGCACCAAGCTGCACCCGAATTACTCCTCCCAGAACAAATAATAAAGTACTTGTGCAACTCTGCAGAATTAATGGACCCAGAAGGTTTTATAAACATGTACAATAAACCCATACATATCATCCTAGATTCTGAGGTGGTATGGCCTGCTCCTTCCCGTTTCTAG